Genomic window (Gemmatimonadota bacterium):
ACACGGTGTGGGTGGGCCCGGATGGCGTCGAGACCGTCCGGTGTTCGCGGGCGGACGGGCTGGGGCTGGCCATGTTGCGACAGGCAGGCATCCCGGTCGTCGTGTTGTCCACCGAGACGCACCCCGTGGTCACTGCCCGCTGTCGCAAGTTGGACATTCCGTGCCAGCAGGGACTGGCCGACAAGGGCGCTGCGCTGCGGGATCTCGCGACGGCGCGCGGCGTATCCCTGGACCATGTGCTCTTCGTCGGCAACGACAGCAACGACGCCGCGTGCCTCGCGATGGCCGGGCTGGCGGTGGTGCCCGCGGACGCACACCCGGCGGTCCTGCCGCACGCGGACTGGATCCTCGCGCACCCGGGCGGCGCCGGCGCCGTTCGCGAACTCTGTGACACACTTCTGGAGGCCCGTCAATGAGGACCGTTCCTGCTCGCACCGTACACATCGGCCCGCAGCTCGTCGGCGATGATCAACCGTGCTTTGTGATCGCGGAAATCGGCATCAATCACAATGGACAGCTCGACCTGGCGTTCCAACTCATTGATGCCGCCATCGCCGCCGGGTGCAACGCCGTCAAGTTCCAGAAGCGCACCCCGGAACGCTGCGTCACGGCTGAACAGGCCGGGCAGATGCGCCAAACGCCGTGGGGCTACATCTCGTATCTCGAGTACCGCCACAAGGTCGAGTTCGACCGCGACGCCTATGAAGCCATCGACCGGTATTGCCGGGAGCGCGGCATCGCGTGGTTGGCCTCCTGTTGGGATGAGCCATCGGTGGACTTCATCGAAGCGTTCGACCCCCCAGCCTACAAGGTGCACTCCGCCGCCATCACCGACGGCCCCCTGCTCCGTCGCCTACGCGCCACGGGTCGACCACTGATCGTGTCAACAGGCATGTCCACCATGGGACAGATCGACGCCGCCGTCGCCTTGTTGCGTCCCCGCCCGCTGGTGCTGGTGCATGCCACCAGTGCGTATCCGTGCGCGCTCGATGAGTTGAACTTGCGCATGATTCCTGCCCTGCGGCACCGTTTCCCGGATCCGATTGGCTACTCG
Coding sequences:
- a CDS encoding N-acetylneuraminate synthase family protein, whose amino-acid sequence is MRTVPARTVHIGPQLVGDDQPCFVIAEIGINHNGQLDLAFQLIDAAIAAGCNAVKFQKRTPERCVTAEQAGQMRQTPWGYISYLEYRHKVEFDRDAYEAIDRYCRERGIAWLASCWDEPSVDFIEAFDPPAYKVHSAAITDGPLLRRLRATGRPLIVSTGMSTMGQIDAAVALLRPRPLVLVHATSAYPCALDELNLRMIPALRHRFPDPIGYSGHEVGIPTTVAAVALGASVVERHLTLDRSMWGSDHAASVEPGGFDRMVKYIRSVEAALGDGVKRVYESERAPMARLRRSFVLEDVSPDLAATA